In Vitis riparia cultivar Riparia Gloire de Montpellier isolate 1030 chromosome 19, EGFV_Vit.rip_1.0, whole genome shotgun sequence, the following proteins share a genomic window:
- the LOC117908936 gene encoding G-type lectin S-receptor-like serine/threonine-protein kinase At4g27290, which translates to MGGFTILFFFSSTLLSIFRTSAAVDTITQAQSIDDGETIVSAGGDFELGFFSPGSSENRYLGIWYKKISTGTVVWVANRDVPLNDSSGILKLDERGTLVLLNKANMTIWSSNSSRSVQSPVAQLLDTGNLVVRNENDSDPENFLWQSFDYPGDTFLPGMKYGKNLVTGLDSYLTSWKRTDDPSTGDFTNRLDPRGFPQMFLKEGSVVTFRSGPWNGLRFSGMPNLKPNSIYTFHFVLNQKEIYYTYELINRSVVTRMVLSPNGVLQRYTWIDRRQGWLLYLTAQMDNCDRYALCGAYGSCDINNSPACGCLKGFVPKHPNDWNVADWSGGCVRRTRLNCQNGDGFLKYPGVKLPDTQESWFNMTMNLKECKMKCLKNCNCTAYANSDIRNGGSGCVLWFGNLIDIREYNENGQDLYVRMAASELEEYESSDQKKLVKIIVIPIGLAGLILLVIFVILHVLKRKRLKKKAPLGEVTMGHNPERDHTNESEKEDLELPLFDFDTIAEATDNFSRSNKLGQGGFGPVYKGMLRGGQEIAVKRLSKNSRQGLDEFKNEVLCIAKLQHRNLVKLLGYCIQYEEKMLIYEYMPNKSLNSFIFDQTQSMLLDWPKRFHIIKGIARGLLYLHQDSRLRIIHRDLKASNILLDQEMNPKISDFGMARSFEENETEANTTRVVGTYGYMSPEYAVDGLFSVKSDVFSFGVLVLEIVSGKRNRGFCDPDHHLNLLGHAWRLYRKGRSIELTDASIQQSCNPLEVLRSIHVGLLCVQQSPDDRPSMSSVVMMLGSEIALPQPREPGFFIARRMIEAADSSSGIYEPCSVNDITVTFLAAR; encoded by the exons ATGGGAGGCTTCAccattcttttcttcttctcctccacATTACTGTCCATCTTCAGAACCTCTGCTGCAGTAGACACCATAACTCAAGCTCAATCTATAGATGATGGGGAGACCATTGTTTCAGCTGGTGGGGATTTTGAACTGGGTTTTTTCAGCCCTGGCAGTTCTGAGAATCGGTACCTGGGAATATGGTACAAGAAGATATCTACTGGGACAGTAGTTTGGGTGGCCAACAGAGATGTCCCATTAAACGATTCATCTGGAATTTTAAAGCTTGATGAACGGGGAACTCTAGTCCTTCTCAATAAAGCCAACATGACCATTTGGTCTTCCAATTCGTCAAGGTCAGTACAAAGCCCAGTTGCACAGCTCTTGGATACAGGAAATCTTGTTGtgagaaatgaaaatgatagtGACCCAGAAAACTTCCTTTGGCAAAGTTTTGATTATCCAGGGGACACTTTTCTACCAGGAATGAAGTATGGAAAGAACCTGGTAACTGGCCTGGATAGTTATCTAACATCATGGAAGAGAACAGATGATCCTTCAACTGGTGATTTCACTAACAGGCTTGATCCTAGAGGATTTCCACAAATGTTTCTAAAGGAGGGTTCAGTTGTGACGTTTCGATCAGGTCCCTGGAATGGTCTTCGGTTTAGTGGTATGCCTAATTTAAAACCGAATTCAATTTATACCTTTCATTTTGTCTTGAATCAAAAGGAGATATACTACACTTATGAACTTATCAACCGCTCAGTTGTGACACGGATGGTATTGAGTCCAAATGGTGTTCTGCAGCGCTACACATGGATTGATCGCAGGCAGGGCTGGCTCCTATACTTGACTGCACAGATGGATAACTGTGACCGCTATGCATTATGCGGTGCATATGGTAGTTGTGACATCAACAACTCCCCTGCATGTGGATGTTTGAAAGGCTTTGTGCCGAAACACCCAAATGATTGGAATGTTGCAGATTGGTCAGGTGGTTGTGTTCGTAGGACTCGACTGAATTGTCAAAATGGAGATGGTTTTCTGAAGTATCCTGGAGTAAAATTGCCAGACACACAAGAGTCCTGGTTTAATATGACAATGAATCTTAAGGAATGCAAGATGAAGTGCTTGAAGAACTGTAATTGTACAGCTTATGCAAATTCAGATATCAGAAATGGAGGGAGTGGATGCGTGCTTTGGTTTGGCAACCTGATTGATATTAGAGAGTACAATGAAAATGGGCAAGATCTTTATGTAAGGATGGCTGCCTCAGAATTAG AGGAATATGAAAGCTCTGACCAGAAGAAACTAGTGAAGATCATAGTCATCCCCATAGGTCTTGCAGGACTCATTCTCCTAGTCATATTTGTGATCTTGCATGTCTTGAAGAGGAAGAGACTTAAGAAGAAGGCCCCTTTGGGAGAAG TAACAATGGGGCACAATCCAGAGAGAGATCACACAAATGAAAGTGAGAAGGAAGATTTGGAGTTACCATTATTTGACTTTGACACAATAGCTGAAGCCACTGACAACTTTTCCAGAAGCAATAAACTTGGACAGGGTGGTTTTGGACCTGTTTACAAG GGTATGTTGAGAGGGGGACAAGAAATAGCTGTGAAGAGGCTCTCAAAGAATTCAAGACAAGGACTCGATGAGTTCAAGAATGAAGTTTTATGCATTGCCAAACTTCAACACCGGAACCTCGTGAAGCTTCTAGGATATTGCATTCAATATGAAGAAAAGATGCTGATCTATGAGTACATGCCCAACAAGAGCTTGAACtcctttatttttg ATCAAACACAAAGCATGTTACTGGATTGGCCCAAGCGTTTCCACATTATCAAAGGGATTGCTCGTGGACTTCTCTATCTTCATCAAGACTCCAGACTGAGAATTATCCATAGAGATCTCAAAGCCAGCAATATTTTATTAGATCAGGAGATGAACCCCAAGATCTCAGACTTTGGCATGGCCAgaagttttgaagaaaatgaaacagAAGCAAATACAACTAGAGTAGTGGGAACCTA CGGGTACATGTCCCCAGAGTATGCAGTTGATGGCCTCTTCTCAGTAAAATCCGATGTCTTTAGCTTTGGGGTTTTGGTGCTAGAGATTGTGAGTGGAAAGAGAAATAGAGGATTCTGTGATCCAGATCACCACCTCAACCTTCTTGGACAT GCATGGAGACTCTACAGAAAAGGCAGGTCTATCGAACTGACTGATGCATCTATACAGCAATCATGCAATCCACTCGAAGTGCTACGATCAATCCATGTGGGACTATTGTGTGTGCAACAAAGCCCAGATGATAGGCCAAGTATGTCATCTGTGGTTATGATGTTGGGTAGTGAGATTGCATTGCCTCAACCAAGAGAGCCTGGTTTTTTCATTGCAAGGAGAATGATTGAAGCAGCAGATTCTTCTTCAGGCATATATGAGCCATGTTCAGTCAATGATATAACTGTTACATTTTTAGCTGCTCGATAA